One stretch of Cyanobium sp. Tous-M-B4 DNA includes these proteins:
- the siaD gene encoding biofilm regulation diguanylate cyclase SiaD yields the protein MTPYSGDSKPSDELDDRVAELLANEAYLGHPLREALAEMMERMGQQVSRLERITQISDRYQSGVQERVRNLSRRYDRQIRTLERAISISDRYQSMLNDLNKALREASTHDLLTSIPNRRLMSERCRIEDERLAREEGTYSLLTMDVDRFKLFNDVYGHDVGDQVLIELANSFTHSLREYDSCGRWGGEEFLALLVNADLATASDIADRMLANTRALRIRVGEDMLQATISIGVAERAPGEVYTDTYKRADAALLISKQTGRDRYIIADPPSS from the coding sequence ATGACTCCTTATTCTGGCGACTCCAAACCCTCTGATGAGCTCGACGATCGAGTAGCAGAATTATTGGCAAACGAGGCTTACCTGGGCCATCCCTTGCGGGAAGCTTTAGCCGAAATGATGGAGAGGATGGGGCAGCAAGTTTCCAGGTTAGAGCGTATTACCCAGATTTCGGATCGCTATCAAAGCGGTGTCCAAGAACGGGTGCGCAACCTCTCACGCCGCTACGACCGTCAGATCCGCACACTTGAGCGTGCAATCAGCATTTCAGATCGCTACCAGTCGATGCTGAACGACCTCAATAAGGCCCTAAGGGAAGCTTCCACCCATGATTTACTTACCTCTATCCCAAATCGCCGCCTGATGTCAGAGCGATGCCGAATTGAGGATGAGCGACTAGCCAGGGAAGAAGGCACCTACTCCCTGCTCACCATGGACGTGGATCGCTTTAAGCTTTTCAATGATGTTTACGGCCATGATGTAGGCGATCAGGTGCTAATCGAGCTCGCCAATTCCTTTACCCATAGCCTTAGAGAATACGACTCTTGTGGCCGCTGGGGCGGCGAAGAATTTCTCGCCCTGCTCGTTAATGCTGATCTAGCGACAGCATCCGATATTGCTGATCGCATGCTGGCCAATACACGCGCCCTGCGTATCCGGGTGGGCGAAGATATGCTGCAAGCTACGATAAGCATCGGAGTAGCAGAGCGTGCCCCTGGCGAGGTCTACACAGACACCTATAAAAGGGCAGATGCCGCTTTGCTTATCTCTAAACAAACAGGTAGGGACCGGTATATCATTGCCGATCCCCCCTCCTCTTAG
- the nrdJ gene encoding ribonucleoside-triphosphate reductase, adenosylcobalamin-dependent has product MPVTLSATPPTAASQNAEAAAAEKAFAAASGSPAGEALDFPATAPAANPVFYRTYSRKTETGRESWHQVAERNLGGLSKLGNLSDAEVELMRRMQQQQKALPSGRWLWIGGTEWIEQQQNFSGAYNCTSTNLVDWEAFGLMMDLAMMGCGTGAIIEPHLIGRLPAVRNRLSIAAVTDIGATPAGQRQEHTSHSIEANRVAIKVGDTRRGWVDSYQLLLNLCSDERFDPASPIEISVDLSDVRPVGETLKGFGGMANPVKLKDLYGRVAQILNKAQGRQLTSVECCLLIDEAAVTIVAGNIRRSAGMRQFCADDNSAAGAKENLWQQDSEGNWSIDPERDSLRMANHTRVFHNRPDRATVLEAVVKQFQSGEGAIQFAPEAIARSNADLLTTPELRTEFIGIYCDQGREQAGRWLTTHHPEISAAELEHRLGRYGLNPCGEILGADFHCNLAEIHLNQIDPADLVSQEEAFRAAGLAVACLLNHRFEVERYRQSRAWDPIVGVSFTGLFDFFVHAFGTPWLTWWEAGRPNTAEGLAFKAKEAEFLGRWKQIVNTAVWDYCDRHGLRRPNRCTTVQPAGTKSLLTGASPGWHPPKAQRFIRRITFRKNDPVALACMDYGYTIVPSQSDKDEQGRLLDDAFDPRCTEWLVEIPTEVSWANIPGADAVEINNFSALAQFDFYMQVQKHYTAHNTSATVEFRENEIEPLADAIYQAIDQGEGYISAALLARFDANATFPRLPFEPIDHATYLRLNAEVASRRSTTCFFEALQRYDRGELVEAGPAGCDSDKCLLPLAKPGNN; this is encoded by the coding sequence CTGCCTGTGACGCTCTCAGCCACGCCCCCTACAGCCGCCAGTCAGAACGCCGAAGCTGCGGCGGCTGAAAAGGCTTTTGCCGCCGCCAGCGGCAGTCCGGCGGGCGAGGCCCTCGATTTCCCGGCCACCGCCCCTGCTGCCAACCCGGTCTTCTACCGGACCTACAGCCGCAAGACCGAGACCGGCAGGGAAAGCTGGCACCAAGTAGCTGAGCGCAACCTCGGCGGTCTGAGCAAGCTGGGCAACCTCAGCGATGCGGAGGTGGAGTTGATGCGCCGCATGCAGCAGCAGCAGAAAGCACTTCCTTCAGGGCGCTGGCTGTGGATCGGCGGCACCGAATGGATCGAGCAACAGCAAAACTTCTCTGGCGCCTACAACTGCACCTCCACCAACCTGGTGGACTGGGAAGCCTTCGGTCTGATGATGGACCTGGCGATGATGGGCTGCGGCACCGGCGCCATCATCGAGCCCCATCTGATTGGGCGCTTGCCGGCGGTGCGCAACCGGCTCAGCATCGCCGCTGTGACCGATATCGGTGCCACCCCGGCTGGCCAACGCCAAGAGCACACCAGCCACAGCATCGAGGCCAACCGGGTTGCCATCAAGGTGGGTGACACCCGCCGCGGCTGGGTGGACAGCTACCAGCTGCTGCTCAATCTCTGCAGCGACGAGCGCTTTGACCCCGCCAGCCCGATCGAGATCAGCGTCGATCTCTCCGACGTGCGGCCCGTGGGCGAAACCCTCAAGGGCTTCGGTGGCATGGCCAACCCGGTGAAACTCAAGGACCTTTACGGCCGCGTGGCCCAGATTCTCAATAAGGCCCAAGGCCGCCAGCTCACCTCGGTGGAGTGCTGCCTGCTGATCGATGAGGCTGCTGTCACGATCGTGGCCGGCAACATCCGCCGCAGCGCCGGCATGCGCCAGTTCTGCGCCGACGACAACTCCGCCGCCGGAGCGAAGGAGAACCTCTGGCAGCAGGACAGCGAGGGCAACTGGAGCATCGATCCGGAAAGGGATTCGCTGCGCATGGCCAACCACACCCGGGTCTTCCACAACCGGCCCGACCGGGCCACGGTGCTGGAGGCGGTTGTTAAGCAGTTCCAGAGCGGTGAGGGCGCGATCCAGTTCGCTCCTGAAGCCATCGCCCGCTCCAACGCCGACCTGCTGACCACCCCAGAGCTGCGCACAGAGTTCATCGGCATCTATTGCGACCAAGGCCGCGAGCAAGCTGGCCGCTGGCTCACCACCCACCACCCCGAGATCAGCGCCGCCGAACTGGAGCACCGCTTGGGCCGCTACGGCCTCAACCCCTGCGGCGAGATCCTCGGCGCCGACTTCCACTGCAACCTGGCTGAAATCCACCTCAACCAGATCGACCCCGCCGATCTGGTGTCCCAGGAGGAGGCCTTCCGTGCTGCCGGCCTGGCCGTGGCCTGCCTGCTCAACCATCGCTTCGAGGTGGAGCGCTACCGCCAGAGCCGCGCCTGGGATCCGATCGTGGGCGTGAGTTTCACCGGCCTATTTGACTTTTTTGTGCACGCCTTTGGCACGCCCTGGCTCACCTGGTGGGAAGCGGGACGGCCCAACACGGCCGAAGGCCTGGCCTTCAAGGCAAAGGAGGCCGAATTCCTGGGCCGCTGGAAGCAGATCGTCAATACGGCGGTTTGGGACTACTGCGATCGCCACGGCCTGCGCCGCCCCAACCGCTGCACCACCGTGCAGCCCGCCGGCACCAAGAGCCTGCTCACCGGAGCATCACCTGGCTGGCACCCCCCCAAAGCCCAGCGCTTCATCCGCCGCATCACCTTCCGCAAGAACGATCCGGTGGCCCTTGCCTGCATGGATTACGGCTACACAATCGTGCCCTCGCAAAGCGATAAGGACGAACAGGGCCGCCTGCTGGATGATGCGTTTGATCCCCGCTGCACCGAGTGGCTGGTGGAAATTCCCACCGAAGTGAGCTGGGCCAATATCCCAGGTGCCGACGCAGTTGAGATCAACAACTTCTCAGCTTTGGCTCAATTTGACTTCTACATGCAGGTGCAGAAGCACTACACAGCCCACAACACCTCAGCCACGGTCGAGTTCCGCGAAAACGAAATTGAACCACTAGCAGATGCAATTTATCAGGCAATCGATCAAGGTGAGGGCTACATCTCTGCTGCCCTATTGGCCCGTTTTGATGCCAATGCCACCTTCCCGCGCCTGCCGTTTGAACCAATCGACCACGCCACCTACCTGCGTCTAAACGCTGAGGTGGCATCCCGTCGCAGCACCACTTGCTTCTTCGAAGCATTACAGCGCTACGACCGTGGTGAGCTGGTGGAGGCAGGTCCAGCAGGCTGCGATTCAGATAAGTGCCTACTGCCTTTAGCTAAACCGGGCAACAACTAA